The proteins below are encoded in one region of Streptomyces roseirectus:
- a CDS encoding PIG-L deacetylase family protein has protein sequence MPLLGMWTAADREARRESRRVLVFSPHPDDEVIACGGTIARLAAEGARVGVVFATDGAQSHAAVLGIHTDPSPAELRVIRREEARQAAKAMGIGKEATRFLDYPDTRLAEHIPAFRRDVLEILRTNRDVAEVYLPHEVRELNADHRLTGETVVSCLAELGLEPRIFRYVVWDERTEEEFGFVNRNPADGPGDGAERLVSFDITPYVTHKHAAFREHRTQVELYAPGQTRAVVPPPFQERVFAARAEEFWVTADQEGRS, from the coding sequence ATGCCGCTCCTCGGCATGTGGACGGCCGCCGACCGGGAGGCCCGCCGCGAGTCGAGACGGGTGCTGGTGTTCTCCCCGCACCCGGACGACGAAGTCATCGCGTGCGGCGGCACGATCGCCCGTCTCGCCGCCGAAGGCGCCCGTGTGGGCGTGGTGTTCGCGACGGACGGCGCCCAGTCGCACGCGGCGGTCCTCGGCATCCACACCGACCCGTCCCCGGCCGAACTGCGCGTGATCCGGCGGGAGGAGGCGCGGCAGGCGGCGAAGGCGATGGGCATCGGCAAGGAGGCGACCCGCTTCCTCGACTACCCGGACACCCGATTGGCGGAGCACATACCGGCGTTCCGGCGGGACGTGCTGGAGATCCTGCGCACCAACCGGGACGTCGCCGAGGTCTACCTCCCGCACGAGGTACGGGAGTTGAACGCCGACCACCGGCTCACCGGCGAGACGGTCGTCTCCTGCCTCGCCGAACTCGGCCTGGAACCACGGATCTTCCGGTACGTGGTGTGGGACGAGCGCACCGAGGAAGAGTTCGGCTTCGTCAACCGCAACCCGGCGGACGGTCCGGGCGACGGCGCGGAGCGGCTGGTCTCCTTCGACATCACGCCGTACGTCACGCACAAGCACGCCGCGTTCCGTGAACACCGCACCCAGGTCGAGCTGTACGCGCCGGGACAGACGAGGGCCGTCGTGCCGCCGCCGTTCCAGGAGCGGGTGTTCGCCGCCCGCGCCGAGGAGTTCTGGGTCACCGCCGACCAGGAGGGCCGGTCATGA
- a CDS encoding glycoside hydrolase family 3 protein, producing the protein MTTYANDTGLPALRPLTEWPRLTSAFPRDPEIERQVAELLAQLTLEEKVGQMIQPELAELTPEDVRDFHIGSALNGAGIWPGGKRHAAVQDWVDTVDRFWAAAEEGWRGRPFRIPFMWATDAVHGHNNVFGATVFPHNIGLGAAGEPELMRRIGEATAREVAATGMDWTFAPTVTTPRDRRWGRYYEGYGEDPALVHAYGRAMVEGLQGDVTALRAGGRVVSSLKHWIADGGTENGGDRGTARCSEQILRDIHAQGFLAGIEAGAQCVMVSFSSWSNPANYDHTPGVGAPYNDKVHGSRFLLTDVLKDALGFDGILLSDWDAHAEVANCAAGDAGYAINAGMDVLMVAGREAWQGVHRSTVRYVRDGVIPMSRIDDAVSRVLRVKLRLGLWERPRPSERAGTQLLGAPAHRALSREAASKSLVLLKSSPGVLPLSRSARVLVTGSAADSLSKQCGGWTFSWQGDDVDRADFPDGTTLTDAVRNSLATAGQLTLDVDDPAGYDVAVVAIGEDAYAEMRGTLKPWRSLGYADLKLSYAEDLALLRRLRAAGVPTVTVFFTGRPLYCTEEINLSDAFVTAWLPGPYAEGITDVLFEGGHDFQGRLPVSWPRTRDSAAVNRIPPHLPDYRVPPEETAPEGRHTPLFPVGHGLRMYDGKVPSTDQLPLDTPEPAPPAPHVDGPLRVLDADGTPYDLKVGGHNTWSREAVPLTGPMKCLIVHSDPVPGPTGGVGLRLRYTGYPAFVYAESPTGTPADLRGYLGGEVRFGVRVLQPPTGPLYLACHDDYPAQPGVDLTPRLRELAPEEWSELAVPLAELAAAGMDLRHVDVPFMLYTEGTAVLEIADVSWRVP; encoded by the coding sequence ATGACGACGTACGCGAACGACACCGGCCTGCCGGCGCTGCGGCCGCTGACCGAGTGGCCCCGCCTCACCTCCGCGTTCCCGAGGGACCCGGAGATCGAGCGCCAAGTCGCCGAGCTGCTCGCCCAGTTGACGCTGGAGGAGAAGGTCGGCCAGATGATCCAGCCCGAACTGGCCGAGCTGACGCCCGAGGACGTACGGGACTTCCACATCGGCTCGGCCCTCAACGGCGCCGGGATCTGGCCGGGCGGCAAGCGCCACGCCGCCGTCCAGGACTGGGTGGACACCGTCGACCGCTTCTGGGCGGCGGCCGAAGAGGGCTGGCGGGGACGGCCGTTCAGGATCCCGTTCATGTGGGCGACGGACGCGGTGCACGGTCACAACAACGTGTTCGGCGCGACCGTCTTCCCGCACAACATCGGCCTCGGGGCCGCGGGCGAACCGGAGTTGATGCGCCGCATCGGCGAGGCGACCGCCCGCGAGGTCGCCGCGACCGGCATGGACTGGACGTTCGCGCCGACCGTGACCACGCCGCGCGACCGCCGCTGGGGCCGTTACTACGAGGGCTACGGCGAGGATCCGGCCCTGGTCCACGCGTACGGCAGGGCCATGGTCGAGGGCCTGCAGGGCGATGTCACCGCGCTGCGCGCGGGCGGCAGGGTCGTCTCCAGCCTCAAGCACTGGATCGCGGACGGCGGCACCGAGAACGGCGGCGACCGCGGCACCGCCCGCTGCTCCGAGCAGATCCTGCGCGACATCCACGCGCAGGGCTTCCTCGCCGGCATCGAGGCGGGCGCTCAGTGCGTGATGGTCTCCTTCAGCAGCTGGTCGAACCCGGCCAACTACGACCACACGCCGGGAGTCGGCGCCCCCTACAACGACAAGGTCCACGGCAGCCGCTTCCTGCTGACCGACGTCCTCAAGGACGCCCTCGGCTTCGACGGGATCCTGCTGAGCGACTGGGACGCCCACGCCGAGGTCGCCAACTGCGCGGCGGGCGACGCCGGTTACGCGATCAACGCGGGCATGGACGTCCTGATGGTCGCGGGCCGCGAGGCGTGGCAGGGCGTCCACCGCTCGACCGTCCGCTACGTCCGGGACGGTGTGATCCCCATGTCCCGCATCGACGACGCCGTCTCGCGCGTCCTGCGCGTGAAGCTGCGCCTGGGCCTGTGGGAGCGGCCGCGTCCGAGCGAGCGCGCCGGGACGCAGCTCCTCGGCGCCCCCGCGCACCGCGCCCTCTCCCGCGAGGCCGCGAGCAAGTCCCTGGTCCTGCTGAAGAGTTCACCCGGCGTCCTGCCGTTGTCGCGCTCGGCGCGGGTCCTGGTGACCGGCTCGGCGGCCGACTCCCTGAGCAAGCAGTGCGGCGGCTGGACGTTCAGCTGGCAGGGCGACGACGTGGACCGCGCCGACTTCCCCGACGGCACCACCCTGACCGACGCGGTCCGCAACTCCCTCGCCACAGCAGGGCAGTTGACGCTCGACGTGGACGACCCGGCCGGGTACGACGTCGCGGTGGTCGCGATCGGCGAGGACGCGTACGCGGAGATGCGCGGCACGCTGAAGCCCTGGCGCTCCCTGGGCTACGCCGACTTGAAGCTGTCGTACGCCGAAGACCTGGCGCTGCTGCGGCGGTTGAGGGCGGCCGGCGTGCCGACGGTGACCGTCTTCTTCACCGGCCGGCCGCTGTACTGCACGGAGGAGATCAACCTCTCCGACGCGTTCGTCACCGCGTGGCTGCCCGGCCCGTACGCCGAGGGGATCACGGACGTCCTCTTCGAGGGCGGCCACGACTTCCAGGGCCGGCTGCCGGTCTCCTGGCCGCGCACCCGCGACTCGGCCGCCGTCAACCGGATCCCCCCGCACCTGCCCGACTACCGCGTCCCGCCCGAGGAGACCGCCCCCGAGGGCCGTCACACCCCGCTGTTCCCGGTCGGCCACGGCCTGCGCATGTACGACGGGAAGGTCCCCTCGACGGACCAACTCCCCCTGGACACCCCCGAACCGGCCCCACCAGCGCCTCACGTGGACGGCCCGCTGCGCGTGCTGGACGCGGACGGGACGCCGTACGACCTGAAGGTCGGCGGGCACAACACGTGGTCGCGGGAGGCCGTGCCGCTCACCGGGCCGATGAAGTGCCTGATCGTGCACAGCGATCCGGTGCCGGGGCCGACGGGCGGCGTCGGGCTGCGGCTGCGTTACACCGGCTACCCCGCCTTCGTGTACGCCGAGTCGCCGACAGGGACCCCGGCCGACCTGCGCGGCTACCTCGGCGGCGAGGTCCGCTTCGGTGTCCGCGTCCTCCAACCGCCCACTGGGCCGCTGTACTTGGCGTGCCACGACGACTACCCGGCTCAGCCGGGCGTCGACCTCACGCCGAGGCTGCGGGAGCTGGCGCCGGAGGAGTGGTCCGAACTGGCCGTGCCTCTCGCCGAGTTGGCGGCGGCCGGGATGGATCTGCGCCATGTGGACGTGCCGTTCATGCTCTACACCGAGGGCACGGCGGTGCTGGAGATAGCCGATGTCTCCTGGCGTGTCCCCTAG
- a CDS encoding Gfo/Idh/MocA family protein has protein sequence MSPGVSPSGSRPGPRLALIGAGAWGRRYLRAAALLGADVAVCHTRHAGDDAAWLAVHHPGVRHTTSLQAALEGELDAVAVVTPRASHAGITLECLRRGLPVLVEKPAVTDPADLARTQAEARRRGLALHTGYTHCHDLTLHQLAALTRSLADPNWRLTWTRPAPGTTRADLVWEYYPHVLSVADLLGGLTGAPLTAHAVDTPGNTARVEAELPLRTGRGHALVSSTGPRRKEIRLYDGPVPVAVWRDRTLFDARRRTVSEAPEEPLLVQLRTFLDEVTAPGDNSLAWQRDRTVTNLLAALDTATGRAAPPHPQSHPQIHTRYEL, from the coding sequence ATGTCTCCTGGCGTGTCCCCTAGCGGGAGCCGCCCCGGGCCGAGGCTCGCTCTCATCGGCGCCGGCGCGTGGGGGCGCCGGTACCTGCGGGCCGCGGCCCTGCTCGGGGCGGACGTCGCCGTGTGCCACACCCGGCACGCCGGCGACGACGCCGCCTGGCTCGCCGTGCACCACCCCGGGGTACGGCACACGACCTCCCTCCAGGCCGCTCTGGAGGGCGAGTTGGACGCGGTGGCCGTGGTCACCCCGCGCGCCTCGCACGCCGGGATCACCCTGGAGTGCCTGCGCCGGGGGCTGCCCGTCCTGGTGGAGAAACCGGCGGTCACCGACCCGGCGGACCTGGCCCGCACCCAGGCCGAGGCCCGCCGCCGGGGCCTGGCCCTGCACACCGGCTACACCCACTGCCACGACCTGACACTCCATCAACTGGCGGCGCTGACACGCTCGCTGGCCGATCCGAACTGGCGCCTCACCTGGACCAGGCCCGCCCCCGGCACCACCCGGGCGGACCTGGTCTGGGAGTACTACCCGCACGTCCTCAGCGTCGCCGACCTGCTGGGCGGCCTCACCGGCGCCCCGCTCACGGCGCACGCCGTCGACACCCCCGGGAACACCGCGCGCGTCGAGGCCGAGCTGCCCCTGCGCACCGGCCGGGGACACGCCCTGGTCTCCTCAACGGGCCCGCGCCGCAAGGAGATCCGCCTGTACGACGGCCCCGTCCCGGTCGCCGTCTGGCGGGACCGCACCCTGTTCGACGCCCGGCGCCGGACGGTCTCCGAGGCCCCCGAGGAACCCCTGCTCGTCCAACTCCGCACGTTCCTCGACGAGGTGACGGCACCCGGCGACAACTCCCTCGCCTGGCAACGGGACCGGACCGTCACGAACCTCCTGGCCGCGCTCGACACGGCGACCGGCCGGGCCGCACCACCCCACCCACAGAGCCATCCGCAGATCCACACGAGGTATGAACTGTGA
- a CDS encoding NAD-dependent epimerase/dehydratase family protein, translated as MRILLAGNRGYLGSVLERSLLRDGHEVTGLDTGFFDPAPRQPRRDVRHVTRDDLRGCDAIVNLAAMCNDACGDLSATATEQINAHAPVRLAELAKSLGIRSYVLASSCSVYGAARDGELTEKDEVAPETAYAASKVTAEHEVLRLADESFAPVALRFATLFGDSPSFRSDLMINRIALTAARWGEIRMNGEGLLWRPLLHVADAANAIRLVLESSDSGASSAPAGEIFNVGFADQNHRVVDVVEMARELLPHVTVTRTPAPDNRSYAVCFDKFQAAYGEFKSTCTAEGGLREVLDAYRLRLRAPLSETGDGWAGTDRREWLLAKRSAGVLDADFHWNSPTTAAS; from the coding sequence GTGAGAATTCTTCTGGCGGGCAACCGCGGATATCTCGGTTCCGTCCTGGAGCGATCGCTGCTGCGCGACGGACACGAGGTCACCGGCCTCGACACGGGCTTCTTCGATCCGGCCCCGCGCCAGCCCCGCAGGGACGTCCGCCACGTCACCCGCGACGACCTGCGCGGCTGCGACGCGATCGTCAACCTCGCCGCGATGTGCAACGACGCCTGCGGCGACCTCTCCGCCACCGCCACCGAACAGATCAACGCCCACGCCCCGGTCAGACTCGCCGAGTTGGCGAAGTCGCTCGGCATCCGCTCGTACGTCCTGGCCTCCTCGTGCAGCGTGTACGGGGCCGCCCGCGACGGCGAGCTGACCGAGAAGGACGAGGTCGCGCCGGAGACCGCCTACGCCGCCAGCAAGGTGACGGCCGAGCATGAGGTGCTGCGGCTGGCCGACGAGTCGTTCGCCCCGGTCGCGCTGCGCTTCGCGACCCTGTTCGGCGACTCGCCGTCCTTTCGGAGCGACCTCATGATCAACCGCATCGCGCTGACCGCCGCCCGCTGGGGCGAGATCAGGATGAACGGGGAGGGCCTGCTGTGGCGCCCCCTCCTGCACGTCGCGGACGCCGCGAACGCCATCCGACTGGTCCTGGAATCCAGCGATTCGGGCGCTTCGTCCGCTCCGGCCGGCGAGATCTTCAACGTCGGGTTCGCCGACCAGAACCACCGCGTCGTCGACGTCGTCGAGATGGCCCGCGAGCTGCTGCCGCACGTGACCGTCACCAGAACTCCCGCGCCGGACAACCGCAGTTACGCCGTCTGCTTCGACAAGTTCCAGGCGGCGTACGGGGAGTTCAAGTCCACCTGTACCGCCGAGGGCGGGCTGCGCGAAGTCCTCGACGCCTACCGGCTGCGGCTGCGCGCCCCGCTCAGCGAGACCGGCGACGGCTGGGCGGGCACCGACCGGCGCGAGTGGCTGCTCGCCAAGCGCTCGGCGGGCGTCCTGGACGCCGACTTCCACTGGAACTCCCCCACCACAGCCGCGAGCTGA
- a CDS encoding cupin domain-containing protein, with amino-acid sequence MSPRHEPPILPPDAVHADPRGSITALPPFEAVGTVVIESEPGAVRGNHYHHDESHLMYVVSGRMIYIEDDPELGICVAEVGPGQSVVSPKGVPHTTVFPEHTVFVTLSDVDRTGRKYEDEVVRVDPLEERPEVAPYLVGLGPLVTGEMQRRRQG; translated from the coding sequence ATGTCCCCCCGACACGAGCCGCCGATCCTGCCCCCGGACGCCGTCCACGCCGACCCGCGCGGCTCGATCACCGCGCTGCCGCCCTTCGAGGCCGTCGGCACGGTGGTCATCGAGTCCGAGCCCGGTGCCGTGCGCGGCAACCACTACCACCATGACGAGAGCCACCTCATGTACGTGGTCTCCGGCCGCATGATCTACATCGAGGACGACCCCGAACTCGGCATCTGCGTCGCCGAGGTGGGCCCCGGCCAGTCCGTCGTCAGCCCCAAGGGCGTCCCGCACACCACCGTCTTCCCCGAGCACACCGTCTTCGTCACCCTCTCCGACGTCGACCGCACCGGCCGCAAGTACGAGGACGAGGTCGTGCGCGTCGACCCGCTGGAGGAACGCCCGGAAGTCGCACCGTACTTGGTGGGTCTCGGCCCGCTCGTGACGGGCGAGATGCAGCGCCGGAGGCAGGGATGA
- a CDS encoding class I SAM-dependent methyltransferase — protein MSRCLLCASGELEDVLDLRPTPPANALADTAADARRAARFPLRLIRCTACTHVQLADLVDRDLLFRDYKYATGAAPGLVRHYAALASALTTRHRPGFVVEIGSNDGTLLRQFAGAGVRVLGVDPAAGLARTAEESGVPTYATHFDESVAEKILSEQGPADLVLANNVLAHVGDLGSVLRGVRRLLAPGSHAVVEAAHLLPMAVTGTYEFIYHEHMSYFSLHALQQAAQLHDLAVVDVEEIPTQGGSIRCWLRPANAVRASDVAPAVAELLARERESGLLDGTLTRSFAARTQRVNAGLHDVVQGLRTRGKRLSGYGASARAVTLMTQAGIDGAIERIVDDNPLKHGFHIPGSGIPVLPPDALRRETTDYCVLFAWNFREDITAGLTEYVEAGGMFVVPFPQLMVV, from the coding sequence ATGAGCCGCTGTCTGCTGTGCGCGTCGGGCGAGTTGGAGGACGTCCTCGACCTGCGCCCCACACCGCCCGCCAACGCCCTCGCCGACACGGCCGCCGACGCCCGCCGCGCGGCCCGCTTCCCGCTGCGGCTGATCCGCTGCACCGCCTGCACGCACGTCCAGTTGGCCGACCTCGTCGACCGGGACCTGCTCTTCCGCGACTACAAGTACGCGACGGGCGCGGCCCCTGGGCTGGTCCGGCACTACGCGGCCCTCGCGAGCGCGCTCACCACTCGCCACCGGCCGGGCTTCGTCGTCGAGATCGGCTCCAACGACGGCACGCTGCTGCGGCAGTTCGCCGGCGCGGGCGTGCGCGTGCTCGGCGTCGACCCCGCCGCCGGGCTGGCCCGGACCGCGGAGGAGTCCGGAGTCCCCACGTACGCGACGCACTTCGACGAGTCGGTGGCGGAGAAGATCCTCTCCGAACAGGGGCCCGCCGACCTGGTGTTGGCGAACAACGTCCTCGCGCACGTCGGTGACCTCGGCAGCGTGCTGCGCGGGGTGCGGCGGCTGCTGGCGCCCGGCTCGCACGCCGTCGTCGAGGCCGCGCACCTGCTGCCCATGGCGGTGACCGGGACGTACGAGTTCATCTACCACGAGCACATGTCGTACTTCTCGCTCCACGCCCTCCAACAGGCCGCCCAGCTCCACGATTTGGCGGTCGTCGACGTCGAGGAGATCCCCACGCAGGGCGGCTCGATCCGCTGCTGGCTGCGGCCCGCGAACGCCGTCCGCGCCTCGGACGTCGCCCCGGCCGTCGCCGAACTCCTCGCGCGTGAACGGGAGTCGGGGCTTCTCGACGGCACCCTCACCCGGTCCTTCGCGGCCCGCACGCAGCGCGTCAACGCCGGGCTGCACGATGTCGTGCAGGGGCTGCGGACCCGTGGCAAGCGGCTGTCCGGGTACGGGGCGTCCGCGCGGGCCGTGACCCTGATGACGCAGGCCGGCATCGACGGGGCGATCGAGCGCATCGTCGACGACAACCCCCTCAAGCACGGCTTCCACATCCCCGGCTCCGGCATCCCGGTGCTGCCGCCGGACGCCCTGCGCCGGGAGACCACCGACTACTGCGTGCTGTTCGCCTGGAACTTCCGGGAGGACATCACCGCCGGGCTGACGGAGTACGTCGAGGCCGGCGGGATGTTCGTGGTGCCGTTCCCGCAGCTGATGGTGGTCTAG
- a CDS encoding NHL domain-containing thioredoxin family protein, whose product MSDTTARRVRVRAPELIGKGGWLNTGDRQYTLSDLRGRIVVLDFWTFCCINCLHVLDELRELEERHADTVVVIGVHSPKFVHEAEHQAVVDAVERYGVEHPVLDDPELATWKQYAVRAWPTLVVIDPEGYVVAQHAGEGHVHAIERLVTELEAEHAAKGTLRRGDGPYVAPEPEPTALRFPGKALVLPSGHFLVSDTTRHQLVELAEDGESVVRRIGSGARGFTDGTAATAAFSEPQGLALLDDGAVIVADTVNHALRRVDLATGDVTTLAGTGRQWWQGSPTSGPAREIDLSSPWDVALFGGRVWIAMAGVHQLWAYDPAGGTVSVAAGTTNEGLVDGPGAQAWFAQPSGLAATDDRLWLADSETSALRWVDPDGTVHTAIGTGLFDFGHRDGAAGQALLQHPLGVTALPDGSVAISDTYNHALRRYDPATGEVTTLATDLREPSDAVLVGDDLVVVESARHRLTRLRLPEEAVRVEAVAHRTQRAATEVAPGKLRLDVVFQAPSGQKLDTRYGPSTRLLVSSTPPELLLAGEGADTDLSRVLELNPAVAEGVLHVSAMAASCDDDPANEYPACHVHQQDWGVPVRLTEGGADRLPLVLAGMDQ is encoded by the coding sequence ATGAGCGACACCACTGCGCGCCGCGTGCGCGTCCGGGCCCCCGAGCTGATCGGCAAGGGCGGCTGGCTGAACACGGGCGACCGCCAGTACACCCTGTCCGACCTGCGCGGACGCATCGTCGTCCTGGACTTCTGGACGTTCTGCTGCATCAACTGCCTGCACGTCCTGGACGAGCTGCGGGAGCTGGAGGAGCGGCACGCGGACACGGTCGTCGTGATCGGCGTGCACTCGCCGAAGTTCGTGCACGAGGCGGAGCACCAGGCGGTCGTGGACGCGGTGGAGCGCTACGGCGTGGAGCACCCGGTGCTGGACGACCCGGAGCTGGCGACGTGGAAGCAGTACGCGGTGCGCGCGTGGCCGACGCTCGTGGTGATCGACCCGGAGGGGTACGTCGTCGCGCAGCACGCGGGCGAGGGGCACGTGCACGCGATCGAGCGCCTGGTGACGGAGCTGGAGGCCGAGCACGCCGCGAAGGGCACCCTGCGGCGCGGGGACGGCCCGTACGTGGCGCCGGAGCCGGAGCCGACCGCGCTGCGCTTCCCGGGCAAGGCGCTCGTCCTGCCGTCCGGGCACTTCCTGGTCAGCGACACGACCCGGCACCAGCTCGTCGAGCTGGCGGAGGACGGCGAGAGCGTCGTGCGCCGCATCGGCTCCGGCGCGCGCGGGTTCACCGACGGCACGGCGGCCACGGCGGCGTTCAGCGAACCGCAGGGGCTCGCGCTCCTGGACGACGGCGCGGTGATCGTCGCGGACACCGTCAACCACGCGCTGCGCCGGGTCGACCTGGCCACCGGGGACGTCACGACGCTCGCCGGGACCGGGCGGCAGTGGTGGCAGGGCTCCCCGACCTCGGGGCCCGCGCGCGAGATCGACCTCTCCTCGCCGTGGGACGTCGCCCTGTTCGGCGGCAGGGTGTGGATCGCGATGGCGGGCGTGCACCAGCTGTGGGCGTACGACCCGGCCGGGGGGACCGTCTCCGTCGCGGCCGGCACGACCAACGAGGGGCTGGTGGACGGGCCCGGCGCGCAGGCGTGGTTCGCGCAGCCGTCCGGGCTCGCGGCGACCGACGACCGGCTCTGGCTGGCCGATTCCGAGACGTCCGCCCTACGGTGGGTCGATCCGGACGGAACCGTGCACACCGCGATCGGAACCGGTCTCTTCGACTTCGGCCACCGCGACGGCGCGGCTGGCCAGGCGCTCCTCCAGCACCCGCTCGGCGTGACCGCCCTCCCGGACGGCTCGGTGGCGATCAGCGACACCTACAACCACGCCCTGCGCCGCTACGACCCCGCGACCGGCGAGGTGACGACCCTCGCGACGGACCTGCGGGAGCCGTCCGACGCGGTGCTCGTCGGGGACGACCTGGTCGTCGTCGAGTCCGCCCGCCACCGCCTGACGCGACTGCGGCTGCCGGAGGAGGCGGTGCGCGTCGAGGCGGTCGCCCACCGCACGCAGCGCGCGGCGACCGAGGTCGCGCCGGGCAAGCTCCGGCTGGACGTCGTCTTCCAGGCGCCGTCGGGCCAGAAGCTCGACACCCGGTACGGCCCCTCCACGCGCCTGCTGGTCTCTTCCACGCCGCCTGAGCTGCTGCTCGCGGGCGAGGGCGCGGACACGGATCTCTCGCGCGTCCTTGAGCTGAACCCTGCGGTGGCCGAGGGGGTGTTGCACGTCTCGGCGATGGCCGCTTCGTGCGACGACGATCCGGCGAACGAGTACCCGGCGTGCCATGTGCACCAGCAGGACTGGGGTGTCCCGGTCCGCCTCACGGAGGGCGGGGCGGACCGGCTGCCGCTGGTGCTGGCGGGGATGGACCAGTAG
- a CDS encoding cupin domain-containing protein, with product MNREPVSLPAALASFAQRWSPRIVTTVNDYDVRVAHVEGEHLWHAHDGTDEFFLVLAGELHIALREPAGERTVVLPKGSAFTVPRGVEHKPYAPVPTDILVLEPTGTSTVGDRHDDVPDHVDATTGHALS from the coding sequence ATGAACCGCGAACCCGTCTCCCTCCCCGCCGCCCTCGCCTCCTTCGCCCAGCGGTGGAGCCCCCGCATCGTCACGACGGTCAACGACTACGACGTCCGCGTCGCGCACGTGGAGGGCGAACACCTCTGGCACGCGCACGACGGCACCGACGAGTTCTTCCTGGTCCTGGCGGGCGAGCTGCACATCGCCCTGCGGGAACCGGCGGGCGAGCGCACGGTCGTCCTCCCGAAGGGTTCCGCGTTCACCGTCCCGCGCGGGGTGGAGCACAAGCCGTACGCCCCCGTCCCGACGGACATCCTGGTCCTGGAACCCACTGGCACGTCGACCGTCGGCGACCGCCACGACGACGTGCCGGACCACGTGGACGCGACCACGGGGCACGCGCTGTCGTGA
- a CDS encoding helix-turn-helix domain-containing protein — MTQGSSQPKPPHRVTVVVDEGTNPFEVGIATEIFGLPRPELGLPQRLYEVTLCAPTRAVRMNHGFFTLTGTAGLEAVDDADTVVVPGRPDNVVPRGADVLDAIRRAHARGARVVSLCTGAFALAEAGLLDGRRATTHWMWADAFRELHPKVLLEPDVLFIDEGDVLTAAGSAAALDLGLYVVRRDHGVEIANAVSRRLLFAAHRDGGQRQFVERPVPDVPDESLAPLLEWAQERLDAPLTVAGLAARASVSPATLHRRFRAQLGTTPLAWLTGERVALACRLIERGEERLDVVAARAGLGTAANLRVRVRRATGLSPSAYRRRFGPGGGEAVSP; from the coding sequence ATGACGCAAGGATCCTCGCAGCCGAAGCCGCCGCACAGGGTGACCGTCGTGGTCGACGAGGGCACCAACCCCTTCGAAGTCGGCATCGCCACCGAGATCTTCGGCCTCCCCCGCCCCGAACTCGGGCTCCCGCAGCGGCTCTACGAGGTGACCCTGTGCGCGCCCACGCGCGCGGTGCGCATGAACCACGGGTTCTTCACGCTGACCGGCACGGCCGGCCTGGAGGCCGTGGACGACGCCGACACGGTCGTCGTGCCGGGCAGGCCCGACAACGTCGTCCCGCGCGGGGCGGACGTGCTGGACGCGATCCGGCGCGCGCACGCACGCGGGGCGCGCGTCGTGAGCCTGTGCACGGGCGCCTTCGCGCTCGCCGAGGCGGGGCTCCTGGACGGCCGCAGGGCGACCACCCACTGGATGTGGGCGGACGCCTTCCGGGAACTCCACCCGAAGGTCCTGCTCGAACCCGACGTCCTGTTCATCGACGAGGGCGACGTCCTCACCGCCGCCGGCAGCGCCGCCGCGCTCGACCTCGGCCTCTACGTCGTGCGGCGCGACCACGGCGTGGAGATCGCCAACGCGGTGTCGCGCAGGCTCCTGTTCGCCGCCCACCGCGACGGCGGCCAACGCCAGTTCGTCGAGCGCCCCGTCCCCGACGTCCCGGACGAATCCCTCGCGCCGCTCCTGGAGTGGGCCCAGGAGCGGCTGGACGCGCCCCTGACGGTCGCCGGGCTCGCCGCCCGCGCCTCCGTGTCGCCGGCGACCCTGCACCGCCGGTTCCGCGCGCAGCTCGGGACGACGCCGCTCGCCTGGCTGACCGGGGAGAGGGTGGCGCTCGCGTGCCGGCTGATCGAGCGCGGGGAGGAGCGGCTGGACGTCGTCGCCGCGCGGGCGGGGCTGGGAACGGCCGCGAACCTGCGCGTACGCGTGCGCCGGGCCACCGGGCTCAGCCCCTCGGCCTACAGGCGGCGTTTCGGACCCGGCGGCGGGGAAGCCGTATCTCCATGA
- a CDS encoding LURP-one-related/scramblase family protein — protein MRFLVRDRLLGFGEDYWIEDDRGQKVFLVDGKAMRLRDTFELKDTRGRVLIDIHQKMFALRDTMVIEREGEPLARIRRKRLSLLRNHYRVSLVDGTDLDVSGKIMDREFAIEYDGELLAVISRRRLHVRETYGVDVVRDDADPALLIAVAVCVIHLAEKEREDA, from the coding sequence ATGAGATTCCTGGTACGCGACCGGCTCCTCGGCTTCGGCGAGGACTACTGGATCGAGGACGACCGCGGGCAGAAGGTGTTCCTCGTCGACGGCAAGGCGATGCGCCTGCGGGACACGTTCGAGCTGAAGGACACGCGCGGGCGCGTGCTCATCGACATCCACCAGAAGATGTTCGCCCTGCGGGACACGATGGTGATCGAACGCGAGGGCGAGCCCCTTGCCCGCATCCGCCGCAAACGGCTCTCCCTCCTGCGCAACCACTACCGCGTCTCCCTCGTCGACGGCACCGACCTCGACGTCAGCGGCAAGATCATGGACCGCGAGTTCGCGATCGAGTACGACGGCGAACTCCTCGCCGTCATCTCCCGGCGCCGGCTGCACGTCCGCGAGACGTACGGCGTCGACGTGGTCCGCGACGACGCCGATCCCGCGCTCCTGATCGCCGTGGCGGTGTGCGTGATCCACCTGGCGGAGAAGGAGCGGGAGGACGCCTGA